The following coding sequences are from one Nicotiana tabacum cultivar K326 chromosome 1, ASM71507v2, whole genome shotgun sequence window:
- the LOC107794123 gene encoding ethylene-responsive transcription factor ERF025-like, with amino-acid sequence MADHPADDSTKTSQKNQPPQPSESSQTPFCPIPPPLLPPLPVEETNISPRPLISDIAILENTKSPPKTVQLPNIIPTVTTTMSSTSSGGSPSRPTGGKHAVFRGIRSRSGKWVSEIREPRKTTRIWLGTYPTPEMAAAAYDVAALALKGGDAVINFPGNLTSYPSLPPSPSPADIRKAAATAAALMKPQTGEGTMPTQPYEPFSCTLYLFLLLRNLMVLVDMAEAMMVSPPRMNSPPPSDSPGNSDTESLWSY; translated from the exons ATGGCTGATCACCCTGCAGATGATTCTACCAAAACCAGCCAAAAAAATCAACCTCCTCAGCCTAGTGAAAGTTCTCAAACACCCTTTTGCCCTATTCCTCCGCCACTTCTACCACCACTACCGGTGGAGGAGACAAATATTTCACCACGTCCGTTGATATCAGACATTGCAATATTAGAAAATACAAAATCTCCACCAAAAACAGTTCAACTACCAAATATTATACCAACTGTAACAACTACCATGAGTTCCACCTCATCGGGCGGCTCACCAAGCCGGCCGACAGGCGGAAAACATGCTGTATTCCGGGGAATACGAAGCAGAAGCGGGAAATGGGTGTCTGAAATTCGAGAGCCACGTAAAACTACAAGAATATGGTTAGGAACTTACCCTACTCCTGAGATGGCAGCTGCCGCATATGACGTCGCCGCATTGGCTCTAAAAGGCGGCGACGCTGTAATAAATTTTCCCGGTAACCTCACTTCGTATCCTTCACTTCCTCCTTCACCGTCTCCGGCAGATATAAGAAAAGCAGCCGCCACTGCGGCGGCGCTGATGAAGCCACAAACTGGAGAAGGCACAATGCCGACTCAGCCAtat GAGCCATTTTCATGTACGTTGTATTTGTTCTTGTTGCT AAGAAACCTAATGGTGTTGGTTGATATGGCGGAGGCAATGATGGTGAGCCCGCCGAGAATGAACTCGCCGCCGCCATCCGATTCACCGGGAAATTCTGATACAGAAAGTCTTTGGAGTTATTAA